A single Thermaerobacter sp. FW80 DNA region contains:
- a CDS encoding polysaccharide deacetylase family protein has product MITRRSAPSSPGAAQPPRARASRAGAASGTASDPREPAPSAANRPTVARRAGAPRPGGPRRTEPWIPVVVALLIAATAGWGAGQLWREVAATPQAVTALAAGRGTEARDAHAPAPSAAAGRRPDAVLAAQPTVHVVQRGETLYRIARRYGVSVQELARLNGLDDPARIRAGQRLRIPAGAPGAGGDPADGGAGSSGSGADGAGGGPITNPQATAGDRIEAGASGRGAASGGAGDAARRRGAADRAGGGIVAVTFNDGPDPATWPALLDALDTAGAKATFFLEGAKMQQHPQLVQELARRGHQVENHGWSHRSPQELGAAATRAEIRRTAALIARLTGRRSLYYRPPGALREADVFRWAHAEDHQVLLWTNIGAQDVPPQPPDQLAARVAASAYNGAILMLHATQPGTVQALPELLQRLAARGLRPVTVDELLAALEASAAPARRAAQGAAGGSAGAGGT; this is encoded by the coding sequence GTGATCACCCGTCGTTCCGCACCGTCGTCGCCCGGCGCCGCCCAGCCACCCCGGGCCCGGGCATCCCGCGCGGGGGCCGCGTCAGGCACGGCGTCGGACCCGAGGGAGCCCGCGCCATCGGCGGCGAACCGTCCCACCGTCGCCCGGCGGGCGGGCGCGCCCCGGCCCGGTGGGCCGCGGCGCACCGAGCCCTGGATCCCCGTGGTGGTCGCCCTCCTGATCGCGGCCACGGCCGGGTGGGGCGCCGGGCAGCTGTGGCGGGAGGTGGCCGCCACGCCCCAGGCCGTCACCGCCCTGGCGGCCGGCCGGGGCACCGAGGCCCGGGACGCCCACGCCCCGGCGCCATCGGCCGCGGCCGGCCGGCGTCCCGACGCGGTGCTGGCGGCGCAGCCGACGGTCCACGTGGTCCAGCGGGGGGAGACCCTCTACCGCATCGCGCGCCGCTACGGGGTCAGCGTGCAGGAGCTTGCGCGGCTCAACGGGCTGGACGACCCGGCGCGCATCCGCGCCGGCCAGCGGTTGCGGATCCCGGCCGGCGCGCCCGGGGCGGGCGGCGACCCGGCCGACGGCGGGGCCGGTTCGTCCGGATCGGGAGCCGACGGCGCCGGCGGCGGCCCGATCACGAACCCGCAGGCGACCGCGGGAGACCGCATCGAAGCGGGCGCCTCCGGGCGCGGAGCGGCATCCGGTGGGGCGGGGGACGCCGCCCGGCGCCGGGGAGCGGCGGACCGCGCCGGCGGCGGGATCGTGGCGGTGACCTTCAACGACGGCCCGGATCCGGCCACCTGGCCCGCCCTGCTGGACGCCCTGGACACCGCGGGGGCGAAGGCCACCTTCTTCCTCGAGGGCGCCAAGATGCAGCAGCATCCCCAGCTGGTCCAGGAACTGGCCCGCCGCGGCCACCAGGTGGAGAATCACGGGTGGAGCCATCGCAGCCCGCAGGAGCTGGGTGCGGCGGCCACCCGTGCCGAGATCCGGCGCACGGCCGCCCTGATCGCCCGGTTGACGGGCCGGCGCTCGCTCTACTACCGACCCCCGGGCGCGCTGCGGGAGGCGGACGTCTTCCGCTGGGCCCATGCCGAGGACCACCAGGTGCTGCTGTGGACGAACATCGGCGCCCAGGACGTGCCCCCCCAGCCGCCCGACCAGCTGGCGGCCCGGGTGGCGGCCAGCGCCTACAACGGCGCCATCCTGATGCTCCACGCCACCCAGCCGGGCACGGTGCAGGCGTTGCCCGAACTGCTGCAGCGCCTGGCCGCCCGGGGGCTGCGACCGGTGACGGTGGACGAACTCCTCGCGGCCCTGGAGGCCTCCGCGGCGCCGGCGCGACGGGCCGCACAAGGGGCGGCTGGAGGTTCGGCGGGAGCGGGCGGAACGTGA
- a CDS encoding TIGR04086 family membrane protein has protein sequence MQGAGVKERYRTPPPFDARAPAVGAAVALVLVLLASGVLALAVYLTALHEYQLEALLYYLGTVATAAGGLVAARWADHKGWLHGGAAGLLYVLVGSVLGHWLFPGDGSPLAHLGPRMVLGFVLGAIGGVVGMLL, from the coding sequence GTGCAGGGAGCCGGCGTCAAGGAGCGGTACCGGACGCCCCCGCCCTTCGACGCCCGCGCGCCGGCCGTCGGCGCCGCCGTCGCCCTGGTGCTGGTGCTGCTGGCGTCGGGCGTCCTGGCCCTGGCGGTGTACCTCACCGCGCTGCACGAATACCAGCTCGAAGCCCTGCTCTACTACCTGGGGACGGTGGCCACCGCCGCCGGCGGCCTGGTGGCCGCGCGCTGGGCGGACCACAAGGGGTGGCTCCACGGGGGGGCGGCCGGCCTGCTCTACGTGCTGGTCGGCAGCGTCCTCGGGCACTGGCTGTTCCCGGGGGACGGATCACCGCTGGCACACCTGGGACCGCGCATGGTGCTGGGATTCGTCCTCGGCGCCATCGGCGGCGTGGTCGGCATGCTGCTGTGA
- the surE gene encoding 5'/3'-nucleotidase SurE, producing MRVLLVNDDGVYSRGIQALRAILEERTDWEVYVVAPDRQRSASGHAITLHKPLYLDPVDIPGARSPVYAVNGTPADCTKLGLLAVLPGPCDLVISGINRGGNLGFDVLYSGTVSAAIEGVIMGVPAIAVSLAAWDDPDYGPAAAFTAHLAAMVAKKGLPRGVLLNVNVPPLPTTQMAGVALTVLSRRSYRDRFEKRVDPRGRPYYWLAGEPVEEPPSVETDVGAVRAGYVSITPLQLQLTDRRTLAHLEGWMEELEAGLGGRTGTPARRA from the coding sequence TTGCGGGTACTACTGGTCAACGACGACGGCGTCTACAGCCGGGGGATCCAGGCGCTGCGCGCCATCCTCGAGGAGCGGACGGACTGGGAGGTCTACGTGGTCGCACCCGACCGCCAGCGCAGCGCGTCGGGCCACGCCATCACGCTCCACAAGCCCCTGTACCTGGACCCCGTGGACATCCCGGGGGCCCGTTCGCCGGTCTACGCGGTCAACGGGACGCCGGCCGACTGCACGAAGCTTGGCCTCCTGGCGGTCCTCCCCGGTCCGTGCGACCTGGTGATCTCCGGGATCAACCGCGGCGGCAACCTCGGCTTCGACGTGCTGTACTCGGGCACCGTGTCGGCGGCCATCGAGGGCGTGATCATGGGCGTGCCCGCCATCGCCGTCAGCCTGGCCGCCTGGGACGATCCGGACTACGGCCCTGCCGCCGCCTTCACGGCGCACCTGGCCGCGATGGTGGCCAAGAAGGGGCTCCCGCGCGGGGTCCTGCTCAACGTCAACGTCCCGCCCCTGCCGACGACCCAGATGGCGGGCGTGGCGCTGACGGTGCTGAGCCGGCGCAGCTATCGCGACCGCTTCGAGAAGCGGGTGGACCCCCGCGGTCGGCCGTACTACTGGCTGGCCGGCGAACCCGTGGAGGAGCCGCCCTCCGTCGAGACCGACGTCGGCGCCGTCCGCGCCGGCTACGTGTCCATCACGCCGCTGCAGCTCCAGCTCACGGACCGCCGGACCCTGGCCCACCTGGAAGGCTGGATGGAGGAGCTGGAGGCCGGCCTCGGCGGTCGCACGGGCACGCCCGCCCGCCGCGCTTGA
- a CDS encoding histidine phosphatase family protein has protein sequence MGITVYLIRHGETTWNRAGLYQGQRDVALSARGRQQARQLARRFARTPLDLVLTSDLRRALETARALAASRRPPVPLEADGRLREMSFGQWEGLPLATIRARFGDDYAAYRADPAEGRPTGGETFRELGERAWAAVAERLARPGLRQLAVVAHGGTVKALLCRLLDLPLTLRPRLLIDNASVTAVELREGRPPLLRYLNDTCHLRHPVPRRPRGPGAGGTRPAAEPGQQGPG, from the coding sequence ATGGGCATCACCGTCTATCTGATCCGGCACGGCGAGACGACGTGGAACCGGGCCGGCCTCTACCAGGGCCAGCGGGACGTGGCCCTGTCGGCCCGGGGGCGACAGCAGGCGCGCCAGCTGGCGCGGCGCTTCGCCCGCACCCCCCTGGACCTCGTGCTCACCAGCGACCTCCGCCGCGCGCTTGAGACGGCCCGCGCCCTGGCGGCGAGCCGCCGGCCGCCGGTGCCGCTGGAGGCCGATGGCCGCCTGCGCGAGATGTCCTTCGGCCAGTGGGAGGGGCTGCCGCTGGCGACGATCCGCGCCCGCTTCGGCGACGACTACGCCGCGTACCGGGCGGACCCGGCGGAGGGACGGCCCACGGGCGGGGAGACCTTCCGGGAGCTGGGCGAGCGCGCGTGGGCGGCCGTCGCCGAGCGGCTCGCCCGGCCCGGGCTCCGCCAGCTGGCCGTGGTGGCCCATGGCGGGACGGTCAAGGCCCTGCTCTGCCGGCTGCTGGACCTGCCGCTGACCCTGCGCCCGCGCCTGCTCATCGACAACGCCAGCGTCACCGCCGTCGAGCTGCGGGAGGGTCGACCGCCGCTCCTGCGCTACCTCAACGACACCTGCCACCTGCGGCACCCCGTCCCCCGGCGCCCACGGGGACCCGGTGCCGGCGGCACCCGCCCCGCCGCCGAGCCCGGGCAGCAGGGGCCCGGATGA
- a CDS encoding D-2-hydroxyacid dehydrogenase has translation MALEILCTVPLSPEQAARVQAAAPGVRLHLLPGRVRPEQLDEAFARAEVAFLFGRELTGARLAAARRLRWIQCAYAGVDAMLGAVPELRWHPVVLTNARGMHAATIADHVFMFMLAWARRLPAYLDQQRRREWRRLPMRELAGETVAVVGLGAIGREVARRARVFGMRVLACRRHPAPEEGIEAVVGPADLRRILAPAHWVVVSAALTPETRHLIGREELAAMRSDAFLINVARGAVVDEQALLEALRQRRIAGAGLDVFAEEPLPPDHPLWTLDNVLITPHNAGAMRDYTGAALELFLDNLGRFVRGEPLRNVVDKERGY, from the coding sequence ATGGCCCTGGAGATCCTCTGCACCGTCCCCCTCTCGCCGGAACAGGCGGCGCGCGTCCAGGCGGCGGCGCCGGGGGTACGGCTGCACCTCTTGCCCGGCCGGGTTCGTCCGGAACAGCTGGACGAGGCCTTCGCCCGCGCCGAGGTGGCCTTCCTCTTCGGGCGCGAGCTGACCGGCGCCCGCCTGGCCGCCGCCCGACGTCTCCGCTGGATCCAGTGTGCCTACGCCGGGGTCGACGCGATGCTCGGGGCGGTGCCGGAGCTCCGCTGGCACCCCGTGGTGCTGACCAACGCCCGGGGCATGCACGCCGCCACCATCGCCGACCACGTCTTCATGTTCATGCTCGCCTGGGCCCGTCGGCTGCCGGCCTACCTCGACCAGCAGCGGCGCCGGGAGTGGCGCCGTCTCCCCATGCGCGAGTTGGCCGGCGAGACCGTGGCCGTCGTCGGCCTGGGCGCCATCGGCCGCGAGGTGGCGCGGCGGGCCCGGGTGTTCGGCATGCGGGTCCTGGCCTGCCGGCGCCACCCCGCGCCGGAGGAGGGCATCGAGGCGGTGGTCGGGCCCGCCGACCTCCGCCGCATCTTGGCCCCGGCCCACTGGGTGGTGGTCAGCGCGGCGCTGACGCCGGAGACCCGCCACCTGATCGGCCGGGAGGAACTGGCGGCGATGCGGTCCGACGCCTTCCTGATCAACGTCGCCCGCGGCGCCGTGGTGGACGAACAGGCCCTGCTGGAGGCCTTGCGCCAGCGGCGCATCGCGGGCGCCGGCCTGGACGTCTTCGCGGAGGAGCCGCTTCCGCCCGACCACCCGCTGTGGACCCTGGACAACGTGCTCATCACGCCCCACAACGCGGGCGCCATGCGCGACTACACCGGCGCGGCGCTGGAGCTGTTCCTCGACAACCTGGGCCGGTTCGTCCGCGGTGAACCGCTGCGCAACGTGGTCGACAAGGAACGGGGCTACTAG
- a CDS encoding amidohydrolase, protein MPSRVLIEGGWVFAGEGDGPFQVVEDGVVAIEGERIAYVGPRDGLDPAWQPTRRIDARDKAVLPGLVNAHTHHAMSLLRGYADDVPLMPWLERHIWPAEAHLTGDDVYWGTLLAIAESLLAGVTTFADMYFFMDRVAQAVVETGVRAHLSRGLIGVAPGADQALAEGKALVASFQGAGDGRIRCALAPHAPYTCPPPFLARVLEAAAALGCPIHTHLAETRAEVEQIRAQYGKSPIRHFADLGVFQHPTLAAHCVHVDADDIAILAEHGVAVAHNPISNCKLASGIAPVPDLLAAGVTVGLASDGAASTNHLDLFEEMRLAASLQKVSRYDATVLPAWQVLRMATVGGARALGFDRLGCLAPGYLADIVVLDLRAPHLRPRHDLTSLVVYSAKASDVDTVLVHGKVLVDGGELLTVDLERVEHEVEERARRLARLARGGAADGTP, encoded by the coding sequence ATGCCGTCACGGGTGCTGATCGAAGGGGGTTGGGTGTTCGCCGGCGAGGGCGACGGCCCCTTCCAGGTGGTGGAAGACGGCGTGGTGGCCATCGAGGGCGAGCGCATCGCCTACGTGGGCCCGCGGGACGGGCTCGATCCCGCCTGGCAGCCCACCCGCCGCATCGACGCCCGCGACAAGGCCGTGCTGCCCGGCCTGGTCAACGCCCACACCCACCACGCCATGTCGCTGTTGCGCGGCTACGCCGACGACGTGCCCCTCATGCCCTGGCTCGAACGGCACATCTGGCCGGCCGAGGCCCACCTGACGGGGGACGACGTCTACTGGGGGACGCTCCTGGCCATCGCCGAGTCGCTGCTGGCGGGGGTCACCACCTTCGCCGACATGTACTTCTTCATGGATCGGGTGGCCCAGGCGGTGGTGGAGACCGGGGTCCGGGCCCACCTCTCCCGGGGCTTGATCGGCGTGGCCCCCGGCGCCGACCAGGCCCTGGCCGAGGGCAAGGCGTTGGTGGCGTCGTTCCAGGGGGCCGGCGACGGCCGCATCCGCTGCGCCCTGGCGCCCCACGCCCCCTACACCTGCCCACCGCCCTTCCTCGCCCGGGTGCTCGAGGCGGCGGCCGCCCTGGGCTGTCCCATCCACACCCACCTGGCGGAGACGCGGGCCGAGGTGGAGCAGATCCGCGCCCAGTACGGCAAGAGCCCCATCCGCCACTTCGCCGACCTGGGCGTCTTCCAGCACCCGACCCTGGCCGCCCACTGCGTGCACGTGGACGCGGACGACATCGCGATTCTCGCGGAACACGGCGTGGCGGTGGCCCACAACCCGATCTCCAACTGCAAGCTGGCCAGCGGCATCGCGCCGGTGCCCGACCTCTTGGCCGCCGGCGTGACGGTCGGCCTGGCCTCCGACGGCGCCGCCAGCACGAACCACCTGGACCTCTTCGAGGAGATGCGGCTGGCGGCCAGCCTGCAGAAGGTGAGCCGGTACGACGCCACCGTCCTGCCGGCGTGGCAGGTCCTGCGCATGGCCACGGTGGGCGGGGCCCGCGCCCTGGGCTTCGACCGCCTGGGCTGCCTGGCGCCCGGCTATCTGGCGGACATCGTCGTCCTCGACCTGCGGGCGCCGCACCTGCGCCCGCGCCACGACCTGACCAGCCTGGTGGTCTACTCCGCCAAGGCGTCGGACGTGGACACCGTCCTGGTCCACGGCAAGGTGCTGGTGGACGGCGGGGAGCTGCTCACCGTGGACCTGGAACGGGTCGAGCACGAGGTGGAGGAGCGAGCTCGACGCCTGGCGCGGCTGGCCCGGGGTGGGGCCGCGGACGGGACGCCCTAG
- a CDS encoding adenosylhomocysteinase: MTAAASPPPSRIRDPGRAASGWQKIRWVEPHMPVVAALERRLAECGSLRGRRIAICLHLEAKTARMALALHRAGAQVAICGSNPLSTQDDVAAALAEAGVAVYAWHGATPAEYAAFLDDAVAFGPHLVLDDGGDLVAHLHTRRRDRLGSVRGGTEETTTGVLRLQAMARDGVLAFPMVATNDARMKQRFDNRYGTGQSVWDGIMRLTNLVVAGKTVVVCGYGWCGKGVAERARGLGARVIVCEVDPIRANEALMNGHQVMPSTEAAALGDVFVTVTGCRDVLVAEHFRRMKDGALLANAGHFDVEIRKPDLEALARRVEEGRPGVRTYVLDDGRRLHLLADGRLVNLAGGDGHPAEIMDLSFGLQLLALEWVDREADRLGPGVHPLPEALDREVASLHLEARGIRIDRLRPEQVAYLASWREGTA; the protein is encoded by the coding sequence GTGACGGCCGCCGCCAGCCCGCCGCCCAGCCGGATCCGCGACCCCGGCCGCGCCGCATCCGGCTGGCAGAAGATCCGGTGGGTCGAACCGCACATGCCCGTGGTGGCCGCCCTCGAGCGGCGGCTGGCCGAATGCGGGAGCCTGCGCGGGCGCCGGATCGCCATCTGCCTGCACCTGGAGGCCAAGACGGCGCGGATGGCCCTGGCCCTGCACCGCGCGGGGGCGCAGGTGGCGATCTGCGGCTCCAACCCGCTCTCGACCCAGGACGACGTGGCCGCCGCCCTGGCCGAGGCGGGGGTGGCGGTCTACGCCTGGCACGGCGCCACCCCCGCGGAGTACGCGGCCTTCCTCGACGACGCCGTCGCCTTCGGGCCGCACCTGGTCCTGGACGACGGCGGCGACCTGGTGGCGCACCTGCACACCCGTCGCCGGGACCGCCTCGGCTCCGTCCGGGGCGGCACCGAGGAGACCACCACCGGCGTCCTGCGCCTGCAGGCCATGGCGCGGGACGGCGTCCTGGCCTTCCCCATGGTGGCCACCAATGACGCGCGCATGAAGCAGCGCTTCGACAACCGCTACGGCACGGGCCAGTCGGTCTGGGACGGCATCATGCGGCTGACGAACCTGGTGGTGGCGGGGAAGACCGTCGTGGTCTGCGGCTACGGCTGGTGCGGCAAGGGCGTGGCCGAGCGGGCCCGCGGCCTCGGGGCGCGGGTGATCGTCTGCGAGGTCGACCCGATCCGAGCCAACGAGGCCCTGATGAACGGCCACCAGGTGATGCCGTCCACGGAGGCCGCGGCCCTCGGCGACGTGTTCGTCACCGTCACCGGTTGCCGCGACGTCCTGGTGGCCGAGCACTTCCGCCGCATGAAGGACGGCGCCCTCCTGGCCAACGCGGGCCACTTCGACGTGGAGATCCGCAAGCCCGATCTCGAGGCGCTGGCGCGACGCGTCGAGGAGGGGCGACCCGGCGTCCGCACCTATGTCCTCGACGACGGGCGGCGGCTGCACCTCCTGGCCGACGGGCGGCTGGTCAACCTGGCCGGCGGCGACGGGCACCCCGCGGAGATCATGGACCTCTCCTTCGGCCTCCAGCTGCTGGCCCTGGAGTGGGTCGACCGCGAGGCGGACCGGCTGGGTCCGGGGGTCCATCCGTTGCCGGAGGCGCTGGACCGCGAGGTGGCATCGCTCCACCTCGAGGCGCGCGGCATCCGGATCGACCGGCTCCGTCCGGAGCAGGTGGCCTATCTCGCCAGCTGGCGGGAGGGGACGGCCTGA
- the mtnP gene encoding S-methyl-5'-thioadenosine phosphorylase, whose amino-acid sequence MRLAIIGGTGVYDPAILEDVREETVVTPYGRATVRIGTFRGLEVVFLARHGAGHTVPPHRINYRANIYALAALGVRRVVATAAVGSLRRALAPGHFVLVDQFLDFTKNRVATFFEGGEQGVVHVDVTEPYCPEIRARLAEAGAALGLAVTNGGVYVCTEGPRFETPAEIRMFERLGGDVVGMTSVPEVVLAREAGLCYATVAMVTNYAAGMAGQPLTHEEVLEVMAANGANLRRLILEALPALAAAPTCRCVATPAPLRIPAAQGPHPSGETQS is encoded by the coding sequence GTGCGCTTGGCCATCATCGGCGGGACGGGGGTCTACGACCCCGCGATCCTCGAGGACGTGCGGGAGGAGACGGTGGTGACGCCCTACGGCCGCGCGACGGTCCGAATCGGGACGTTCCGCGGCCTGGAGGTGGTGTTCCTGGCCCGGCACGGCGCCGGGCACACGGTGCCACCCCACCGGATCAACTACCGCGCCAACATCTACGCCCTGGCCGCCCTGGGGGTACGACGGGTCGTGGCCACGGCGGCCGTGGGCTCCCTGCGCCGGGCGCTGGCCCCCGGGCACTTCGTGTTGGTGGACCAGTTCCTGGACTTCACGAAGAACCGGGTCGCCACGTTCTTCGAGGGGGGCGAGCAGGGGGTCGTCCACGTCGACGTCACCGAGCCCTACTGCCCGGAGATCCGGGCCCGTCTCGCCGAGGCGGGTGCCGCCCTGGGCCTGGCGGTCACCAACGGCGGCGTGTACGTGTGCACCGAGGGCCCCCGCTTCGAGACGCCCGCCGAGATCCGCATGTTCGAGCGCCTGGGGGGCGACGTGGTGGGCATGACCAGCGTGCCCGAGGTGGTGCTGGCGCGGGAGGCCGGGCTGTGCTACGCCACGGTGGCCATGGTCACCAACTACGCCGCGGGCATGGCGGGCCAGCCGCTGACCCATGAGGAGGTGCTGGAGGTCATGGCGGCCAACGGCGCCAACCTGCGGCGGCTGATCCTCGAGGCCCTGCCCGCGCTGGCCGCCGCGCCCACCTGCCGCTGCGTGGCCACGCCGGCCCCGCTCCGCATCCCCGCGGCCCAGGGCCCCCACCCGTCGGGGGAGACGCAGTCGTGA
- the ndk gene encoding nucleoside-diphosphate kinase — MERTFVMVKPDGVQRGLVGEIIARLERKGLKLVALKMVRVGEELARRHYAAHEGKPFFPGLIRFITSAPVVAMVWEGREAVAVVRNLLGPTDGAKAAPGTIRGDLANDIGFNLVHGSDSVESARREIDLWFRQDELLDWENHREAWLYDRG; from the coding sequence GTGGAGCGTACCTTCGTGATGGTCAAGCCCGACGGCGTGCAGCGCGGCCTGGTGGGCGAGATCATCGCACGCCTCGAGCGCAAGGGCCTCAAGCTGGTGGCGCTGAAGATGGTGCGGGTCGGCGAGGAGCTGGCGCGCCGCCACTACGCCGCCCATGAGGGCAAGCCGTTCTTCCCGGGCCTGATCCGCTTCATCACCTCGGCGCCGGTGGTGGCCATGGTCTGGGAGGGCCGCGAGGCGGTGGCCGTGGTGCGCAACCTCCTCGGACCCACCGACGGCGCCAAGGCGGCGCCGGGCACCATCCGCGGCGACCTGGCCAACGACATCGGCTTCAACCTGGTGCACGGCAGCGACTCCGTCGAGAGCGCCCGGCGGGAGATCGACCTCTGGTTCCGGCAGGATGAGCTGCTGGACTGGGAAAATCATAGGGAAGCCTGGCTGTACGACCGCGGCTGA
- the speD gene encoding adenosylmethionine decarboxylase, whose product MRALGRHILAEAYDCDPAVLDDVNLVESIMVEAALAAGAEIRQVAFHKFAPQGVSGVVVISESHLTIHTWPELGYAAIDVFTCGDHVDPWDACHYIFEHLRAGRVAATETQRGILDEHDTPKLQPVALRRDAAG is encoded by the coding sequence ATGCGGGCGCTTGGGCGGCACATCCTGGCCGAGGCCTACGATTGCGACCCGGCGGTGCTGGACGACGTGAACCTGGTGGAGTCGATCATGGTTGAGGCGGCGCTGGCCGCCGGGGCCGAGATTCGTCAGGTCGCCTTCCACAAGTTCGCCCCCCAGGGCGTCAGTGGGGTCGTGGTGATCTCCGAGTCCCACCTGACGATCCACACGTGGCCGGAGTTGGGCTACGCCGCCATCGACGTCTTCACCTGCGGCGACCACGTCGACCCGTGGGACGCGTGCCACTACATCTTCGAGCACCTGCGGGCGGGCCGCGTCGCGGCGACGGAGACCCAGCGCGGCATCCTGGACGAGCACGACACCCCGAAGCTGCAGCCGGTGGCCCTGCGCCGGGATGCCGCCGGTTGA